A single genomic interval of Parvularcula marina harbors:
- a CDS encoding enoyl-CoA hydratase-related protein — MTQQFTIETDGPVATLTLDRAEKRNALALPFWEDFPAAIEELDKSGDIRAIVIAANGPLFCAGIDLSAFAGVAGDRSKLGAAAPLDFIEKVGRMQRTFTVLEEARVPVIAAIHGKCLGAGVDMITACDIRLATKDAAFSVYEIHIGMTADVGTFPRLLNHLPEGLVRELAYTGREMGAEEALRYGLVNHVHETHEDVISAAQDMARDIATKAPMAVHGCKRAITYSRDHKTKEALDYIGLWNASMLNPSELMTAAAAKQSGQPGQFAKLPQKTRLDEAGS; from the coding sequence ATGACGCAGCAATTCACGATTGAGACGGACGGCCCGGTCGCCACGCTCACGCTTGACCGCGCCGAGAAGCGCAACGCCCTCGCCCTTCCCTTCTGGGAGGATTTCCCTGCCGCGATCGAGGAGCTTGATAAGTCCGGCGACATCCGCGCCATCGTGATTGCCGCCAACGGTCCGCTCTTTTGTGCCGGGATCGACCTTTCCGCCTTTGCCGGGGTCGCAGGCGACCGCTCGAAACTGGGCGCTGCCGCCCCGCTCGACTTCATCGAGAAAGTCGGCCGTATGCAGAGGACGTTCACCGTCCTCGAAGAAGCGCGCGTGCCGGTGATTGCTGCCATTCACGGCAAATGCCTTGGCGCCGGGGTCGACATGATCACGGCCTGCGACATCCGGCTGGCCACGAAGGATGCAGCCTTCTCTGTCTATGAGATCCATATCGGCATGACGGCCGATGTCGGCACCTTCCCGCGCCTTCTCAACCATCTGCCCGAAGGGCTGGTGCGCGAGCTTGCCTATACGGGCCGCGAGATGGGCGCCGAGGAAGCCTTGCGCTACGGCCTCGTCAATCATGTCCATGAGACACACGAGGATGTGATCAGCGCCGCACAAGACATGGCCCGGGATATCGCGACCAAAGCCCCGATGGCCGTTCATGGCTGCAAACGGGCGATCACCTATTCCCGCGACCACAAGACGAAGGAAGCGCTCGATTATATCGGGCTGTGGAATGCCTCCATGCTGAACCCGTCAGAGCTGATGACCGCAGCCGCCGCAAAACAGAGCGGGCAGCCCGGACAGTTTGCGAAGCTGCCACAAAAAACCCGCCTCGATGAGGCGGGTTCGTAA
- the speE gene encoding polyamine aminopropyltransferase, translating to MSRFIFEIDGQKWFKEQVTDEIGHSLRIDNILFEGEVDHQHLIVFENEVFGRLFALEGFIQVSTRDEFIYHEMLVHVPLFAHGNAKRVLVIGGGDGGAIREVFRHQTVEHCTMVEIEGSVVDFSKEWFPTISDGAFDDPRLNLVIADGAKFVKDTDQKFDVILVDSTDPVGPGKVLFTEEFYRDCRPCLTEEGIMITQCGLPFLQPNELRTAYLNQKASFEAPTFYSIAVPAYSGGIMTLGFARAGGENPDLETLSERVKSANIHPFRYYSAAAHQGAFALPAYISHILDTGEFG from the coding sequence GTGAGCCGCTTCATTTTCGAAATCGACGGGCAGAAATGGTTCAAGGAGCAGGTGACCGATGAGATCGGTCACTCGCTTCGTATCGACAACATCCTTTTCGAAGGGGAAGTCGATCACCAGCACCTGATCGTTTTTGAAAATGAAGTCTTCGGACGGCTTTTCGCGCTTGAGGGCTTCATTCAGGTCTCAACGCGCGATGAGTTCATCTATCACGAGATGCTCGTCCATGTGCCGCTGTTCGCCCATGGCAACGCGAAACGCGTGCTCGTCATTGGCGGCGGTGATGGCGGCGCGATCCGCGAAGTCTTCCGTCATCAGACGGTCGAGCATTGCACCATGGTCGAGATCGAAGGCTCGGTTGTCGATTTCTCCAAAGAATGGTTCCCGACGATTTCGGACGGGGCGTTCGATGATCCGCGCCTCAACCTCGTGATCGCGGACGGCGCGAAATTCGTGAAGGACACGGACCAGAAGTTCGACGTCATCCTTGTCGATTCAACCGACCCTGTTGGCCCCGGCAAAGTCCTCTTCACCGAAGAGTTCTATCGCGACTGCCGCCCCTGCCTCACAGAGGAGGGCATCATGATTACGCAATGCGGTCTGCCCTTCTTGCAGCCGAATGAGCTGCGCACCGCTTATCTGAACCAGAAGGCCAGTTTTGAGGCCCCTACATTCTACTCGATTGCGGTCCCGGCCTATTCGGGGGGAATCATGACGCTCGGTTTTGCGCGGGCCGGAGGGGAAAATCCGGACCTTGAGACCCTCAGCGAACGTGTAAAATCCGCAAACATTCATCCTTTCAGATATTACTCTGCGGCGGCCCATCAGGGGGCATTTGCCCTGCCGGCCTATATTTCTCACATTCTAGACACTGGCGAATTTGGCTGA
- a CDS encoding M16 family metallopeptidase, whose protein sequence is MSKWMISAGGLALVMALAACASDEGGARSADAAQSSAAAPVLNVSYEKFVLDNGLQVILHQDSSDPVVAINIAAHVGSSRELPGRTGFAHLFEHLLFMDSENLGYGGLDEMNTRIGGTTVNGFTTSDMTQYYQDAPADGLEKIIWAEAEKLGFFIKTVSADVLANEKQVVKNEKRQSYDNQPYGYMYPLFSELLYPEDHPYSWPVIGSLEDLDAAALEDVVAFYKRWYVPNNVTLTIAGDIDPAQAKIWVEKYFGDIPRGEDIAPLPPRAAELEDTVSLYHEDQFARAPRLAMAWPSVEQFHKDAYALDILTTYLAEGKKAPLNMVLIDEEKLTSGVTMYNSTSEIAGELYLIVTAQEGGDLDELMPAIEEGFRRFEENGISEDDLKRIKAGIEVEFYGNLQSVVGKAISLSQYNLFTGNPGFVSTDIERTLAVTADDVMRVYETYLKDRNYVALSFVPQGQLDLVLEGAGKADIKEEVIVEGEGAPVDFDPTARTFEPTPSAFDRSVEPPFGEPYDLPKPEIYKANLKNGIAVYGITTSEVPVVQFSLRIDAGQDRADIEKVGVPALTADLLTRGTANKTVAELEEALQLLGAEINISAGSTATFISGTTLARNFDETVALLEEMLLEPRWDEEEFDLLKRRVAQQFVLAKANPNALAGRVSRELFYGEDHIFHYDSYGTEAQLETITMEDLKDFHAAAYKPGRAALRVVGDVKLVDVKAAFAPLAADWKGEAPETDAPAQPQDVSEAALYFYDVPGAKQSVIRAQRPSLSAVDADYPLAQAINYYLGGTFTSDLNNELRVNKGYTYGARSFFSGTEDRGFYTVSTSVRTNVTLESLELIRDLLASYGESFDEDRLQEMKEALLRQQALQTETLGEKLGVLSEISTYGYPEDYQAQNAARLEAVDLAEFRRLATTYILPGAMNYVVVGDAETQAGRLGDLGFGEPVMVDPVE, encoded by the coding sequence ATGTCAAAATGGATGATTAGTGCGGGCGGTCTCGCGCTCGTTATGGCGCTTGCGGCCTGTGCTTCAGACGAGGGAGGCGCGCGGAGTGCAGACGCCGCCCAGTCGAGCGCGGCGGCGCCTGTCCTCAATGTCTCCTATGAGAAATTCGTCCTCGATAACGGACTGCAAGTGATCCTGCATCAGGACAGCTCCGATCCTGTCGTCGCCATCAATATCGCCGCCCATGTCGGCTCCTCCCGCGAACTGCCGGGCCGCACCGGCTTTGCGCATCTGTTCGAGCACCTCCTTTTCATGGACTCCGAGAATCTCGGCTATGGCGGGCTCGATGAGATGAACACCCGCATCGGCGGGACGACGGTCAACGGTTTTACGACCTCTGACATGACCCAGTATTACCAGGATGCCCCGGCCGACGGGCTCGAGAAGATCATCTGGGCCGAGGCCGAGAAGCTCGGCTTTTTCATCAAGACTGTCAGCGCCGATGTCCTCGCCAATGAAAAGCAGGTGGTGAAGAACGAGAAGCGGCAAAGTTATGACAACCAGCCTTACGGCTATATGTATCCGCTTTTCTCCGAACTTCTCTACCCGGAGGATCACCCCTATAGTTGGCCGGTCATCGGATCGCTTGAAGACCTTGATGCCGCAGCCCTCGAAGATGTCGTTGCCTTCTATAAGCGCTGGTATGTACCGAATAATGTGACGCTGACGATTGCCGGAGATATTGATCCCGCACAGGCGAAGATCTGGGTCGAGAAATACTTCGGTGATATTCCGCGCGGGGAAGATATCGCGCCCCTGCCGCCAAGAGCCGCGGAGCTCGAAGACACCGTCTCGCTCTATCACGAGGACCAGTTCGCGCGCGCGCCCCGGCTGGCGATGGCCTGGCCGTCGGTCGAGCAGTTCCATAAGGACGCATACGCGCTCGATATCCTCACCACCTATCTTGCCGAGGGCAAGAAGGCGCCGCTCAACATGGTGCTGATCGATGAGGAGAAACTCACCTCCGGTGTCACCATGTATAATTCGACCTCGGAGATTGCAGGGGAGCTCTATCTCATCGTCACGGCGCAGGAAGGCGGCGATCTTGATGAGCTGATGCCCGCGATTGAGGAAGGCTTCCGGCGCTTTGAGGAAAACGGGATCAGCGAAGACGATCTCAAGCGGATCAAGGCCGGTATCGAGGTCGAGTTCTATGGGAACCTGCAAAGCGTCGTCGGCAAGGCGATCAGCCTCAGCCAGTATAATCTGTTCACGGGCAATCCCGGTTTCGTCAGCACGGATATCGAACGCACGCTTGCCGTGACCGCCGATGATGTGATGCGGGTCTATGAGACCTATCTTAAGGACCGCAACTATGTCGCCCTGTCCTTCGTGCCGCAGGGCCAGCTTGACCTCGTGCTTGAGGGCGCGGGCAAAGCGGACATCAAGGAAGAGGTGATCGTTGAGGGGGAAGGCGCGCCGGTCGATTTCGATCCGACGGCCCGCACTTTCGAACCGACTCCGTCCGCCTTTGACCGATCGGTGGAGCCGCCCTTCGGTGAGCCCTATGATCTACCGAAACCTGAAATCTACAAGGCCAACCTGAAAAATGGCATTGCCGTCTATGGCATCACGACGAGCGAAGTGCCGGTCGTGCAATTCAGCCTACGGATTGATGCCGGGCAGGACCGTGCCGATATCGAGAAGGTCGGGGTGCCGGCCTTAACGGCGGATCTCCTCACGCGCGGGACGGCGAACAAAACCGTCGCGGAGCTTGAAGAGGCCCTTCAATTGCTCGGGGCAGAGATCAATATTTCGGCGGGCAGCACGGCGACCTTCATCAGCGGGACGACGTTGGCGCGGAATTTTGACGAGACGGTTGCTCTGCTTGAGGAAATGCTGCTCGAGCCGCGCTGGGACGAGGAAGAGTTCGATCTTCTCAAGCGCCGGGTGGCGCAGCAATTCGTCCTTGCCAAGGCCAATCCGAATGCGCTGGCCGGCCGGGTGTCACGCGAGCTTTTCTATGGGGAGGATCACATCTTCCACTATGACAGCTACGGCACCGAGGCGCAGCTTGAGACCATCACGATGGAGGACCTCAAGGACTTCCATGCGGCGGCCTACAAGCCGGGCCGTGCGGCTCTGCGGGTCGTGGGCGATGTTAAATTGGTAGACGTCAAAGCCGCTTTCGCGCCGCTTGCCGCGGACTGGAAAGGCGAGGCGCCTGAAACGGACGCTCCGGCCCAGCCGCAAGATGTGAGCGAGGCGGCTCTATATTTCTATGATGTGCCGGGCGCGAAGCAATCGGTCATCAGGGCGCAGCGGCCCTCCCTGAGCGCGGTTGATGCGGATTATCCACTGGCGCAGGCGATCAATTATTATCTCGGCGGCACCTTCACCTCCGATCTCAATAATGAGCTGCGGGTGAACAAGGGTTACACCTATGGGGCCCGCTCTTTCTTCTCCGGCACGGAGGATCGCGGGTTCTATACCGTCTCCACCAGTGTGCGGACGAATGTAACCCTCGAGTCGCTTGAGCTGATCCGGGATCTGCTCGCCAGCTATGGCGAGAGTTTCGATGAGGACCGGCTGCAGGAAATGAAAGAAGCGCTGCTGCGTCAGCAGGCGCTTCAGACCGAAACACTGGGCGAGAAGCTCGGCGTACTCTCCGAGATCAGCACTTATGGCTATCCGGAAGATTATCAGGCGCAGAACGCAGCCCGGCTAGAGGCGGTGGATCTTGCGGAATTCCGCCGTCTTGCGACCACCTATATTCTTCCGGGCGCGATGAATTATGTCGTGGTCGGAGATGCCGAAACCCAAGCCGGGCGCCTCGGCGACCTTGGCTTCGGTGAGCCGGTGATGGTCGATCCTGTCGAGTAG
- a CDS encoding alkaline phosphatase D family protein: MRISRRQALMGTLAGGLSACASTGGKMFTGLAPATSAAFRHGVASGDPARESVVLWTRVTTEDQGTLPVTVEIAADPAFGQIIRTIATEASPARDHTVKVVPDALEPGRTYFYRFLAAGETSPTGRTRTLPENAEAVKFAVMSCSNYPFGYFNAYDHMARRDDIDAMIHLGDYIYEYSSDAYGGDTGRELGRDHSPLHEIVTLDDYRKRHAQYKADPGSRAAHAMHPIIPIWDDHETSNNSWEGGAQNHQPDSEGTWDDRRTAALIAYYEWMPVREPEPGKSREALFRDFDWGGFLSLSAIETRLFARGQQLEYSEIVPGLKTPEDIERFKREVLNNPSREMMGRVQLDYFEKVFKRSVAAGQTWRVVANQIIMARVFAPNLKDRVSEEKIVELEKEWDQVRAFIEFSTLGLPYNLDAWDGYPAARERFYNVARSAGARDLIVLTGDTHEAWGNDLYADDDTRMGVELGTTSVTSPGGSKYLGTAAFDYSLLLRKENRDVRFHDPLHHGYFTLELNGDEGRVDYVGLSTILSPQYEATTVASLDLIRRGGSVEFGAKRGLGFKERVVFAAH; encoded by the coding sequence ATGCGGATTTCACGGCGTCAGGCCCTGATGGGCACATTGGCAGGCGGGCTCTCTGCCTGCGCCAGTACGGGCGGCAAAATGTTCACGGGGCTCGCCCCGGCGACCAGCGCAGCCTTCCGGCATGGGGTCGCCTCAGGCGATCCGGCGCGGGAGAGTGTCGTTCTCTGGACCCGCGTGACGACCGAGGATCAGGGCACGCTTCCCGTCACCGTCGAGATCGCCGCCGATCCCGCCTTCGGCCAGATCATCAGGACCATCGCGACAGAGGCCTCCCCTGCCCGCGACCATACGGTGAAAGTCGTCCCCGACGCGCTTGAGCCCGGCCGCACCTATTTCTACCGCTTCCTTGCCGCCGGCGAGACTTCCCCGACAGGCCGCACACGGACATTGCCGGAGAATGCCGAGGCGGTGAAATTCGCGGTCATGTCCTGCTCGAACTACCCGTTCGGCTATTTCAATGCTTACGACCACATGGCCCGCCGCGACGACATCGATGCGATGATCCATCTGGGCGACTATATCTATGAATATAGCTCCGATGCTTACGGCGGCGACACGGGCCGCGAGCTTGGGCGTGACCACTCCCCCCTGCATGAGATCGTCACGCTCGACGATTACCGCAAACGCCATGCTCAGTATAAAGCCGACCCCGGCTCTCGCGCAGCCCATGCCATGCATCCGATCATTCCGATCTGGGATGACCATGAGACGTCGAACAATTCCTGGGAAGGCGGCGCCCAGAACCACCAGCCTGACAGTGAAGGCACTTGGGATGACCGCCGGACCGCGGCGCTGATTGCCTATTATGAATGGATGCCGGTCCGCGAGCCCGAGCCCGGCAAGAGCCGCGAAGCCCTGTTCCGCGATTTTGACTGGGGCGGCTTCCTCTCGCTGTCCGCAATCGAGACGCGCCTTTTTGCGCGCGGCCAGCAGCTTGAATATTCCGAAATTGTCCCCGGCCTGAAAACGCCTGAGGACATCGAGCGTTTCAAACGCGAAGTGCTCAATAATCCCTCCCGCGAAATGATGGGCCGGGTGCAGCTCGATTATTTCGAGAAGGTCTTCAAACGCTCCGTTGCGGCCGGCCAGACATGGCGGGTCGTCGCCAACCAGATCATTATGGCGCGGGTCTTTGCCCCGAACCTCAAAGACCGGGTCAGCGAAGAGAAAATCGTCGAGCTGGAGAAAGAATGGGATCAGGTCCGCGCTTTCATCGAATTCTCGACCCTTGGCCTGCCCTATAATCTTGATGCGTGGGATGGATACCCTGCCGCTCGCGAGCGCTTCTATAATGTCGCCCGCTCAGCAGGCGCCCGCGACCTGATCGTCCTGACGGGCGACACGCATGAAGCCTGGGGCAATGACCTCTACGCTGATGATGACACGCGGATGGGTGTTGAGCTCGGCACCACGTCGGTCACCTCGCCGGGCGGCTCGAAATATCTCGGCACGGCGGCTTTTGACTATTCTCTCCTTCTCAGAAAGGAGAACCGCGACGTCCGTTTCCATGATCCGCTTCACCATGGATATTTCACGCTCGAGCTTAACGGGGATGAAGGACGTGTCGACTATGTCGGCCTTTCAACGATCCTGTCGCCCCAGTATGAAGCCACCACAGTTGCCTCGCTTGATCTCATTCGGCGCGGCGGTTCGGTCGAATTCGGGGCCAAACGGGGTCTTGGGTTTAAGGAGCGCGTTGTATTCGCTGCACATTAA
- a CDS encoding thymidylate synthase produces the protein MQAYLDLLARALHDGVERGDRTGTGTRGVFGHQMRFDLSEGFPLVTTKKCHIRSIVHELLWFLKGDTNIGYLTENKVSIWDEWADENGDLGPVYGQQWRSWPKPDGGTVDQIAWVQNEIRTNPNSRRLVVSAWNPGQLDQMALAPCHCLFQFYVADGKLSCQLYQRSADIFLGVPFNIASYALLTHMMAQSCGLEPGDFVHSFGDAHLYLNHIEQAKEQLSRTPRALPQLELNPEITDIFGWTYDDIKVTGYDPHPAIKAPVAV, from the coding sequence ATGCAAGCCTATCTCGATCTTCTCGCCCGCGCGCTTCACGACGGGGTGGAACGCGGCGACCGCACCGGCACGGGGACGCGCGGCGTCTTCGGCCATCAGATGCGCTTTGACCTCTCAGAGGGGTTCCCGCTGGTCACCACCAAGAAGTGCCATATCCGATCCATCGTGCACGAACTTTTATGGTTCCTGAAGGGCGATACGAATATCGGCTATCTCACCGAGAACAAGGTCTCGATCTGGGATGAGTGGGCGGATGAGAATGGCGATCTCGGGCCTGTCTACGGACAGCAATGGCGGTCATGGCCAAAGCCGGATGGCGGCACGGTCGATCAGATCGCGTGGGTGCAGAATGAAATCCGCACCAATCCCAATTCGCGGCGGCTAGTTGTCTCCGCATGGAACCCCGGACAGCTGGACCAGATGGCACTCGCCCCCTGCCACTGCCTCTTTCAGTTCTATGTCGCGGACGGCAAGCTTTCTTGCCAGCTTTATCAGCGGTCGGCGGATATCTTCCTCGGCGTGCCGTTCAATATCGCGTCCTACGCGCTTCTCACCCATATGATGGCGCAATCCTGCGGGCTGGAGCCCGGCGATTTCGTCCATTCCTTTGGGGATGCGCATCTCTATCTCAATCATATCGAGCAGGCGAAAGAGCAGCTCTCACGCACCCCGCGCGCACTGCCGCAGCTCGAGCTGAACCCGGAGATCACCGACATTTTCGGCTGGACCTATGACGACATCAAGGTCACGGGATATGATCCGCACCCGGCCATCAAGGCCCCGGTGGCCGTGTGA
- the speD gene encoding adenosylmethionine decarboxylase: MSQVLQFPTEVANDELGQPLDHFIERDGKKYAGTHLTIDLYGAEGLTDKARMEKAFKQCVEECGATLLHMHLHTFLPSGGLSGVAVLAESHISVHTWPEANYAAFDVFMCGDAKPERAIGILQNAFKAENVSVGTHLRGDRIEEMLSDEAASL, translated from the coding sequence ATGAGCCAGGTTCTGCAATTCCCAACCGAAGTCGCCAATGATGAACTTGGCCAGCCGCTTGATCATTTCATCGAGCGGGACGGTAAGAAATATGCGGGCACGCATCTGACCATCGACCTCTATGGCGCCGAAGGGCTGACCGACAAGGCGCGGATGGAAAAGGCGTTCAAGCAATGCGTTGAAGAATGCGGCGCAACGCTTCTGCACATGCATCTTCACACCTTCCTGCCGTCGGGCGGGCTGTCGGGCGTGGCTGTCCTCGCGGAGAGCCACATCTCGGTCCACACCTGGCCGGAAGCCAATTACGCGGCCTTTGACGTCTTCATGTGCGGCGATGCCAAGCCTGAGCGGGCAATCGGCATTCTGCAGAATGCCTTCAAAGCCGAGAATGTCAGTGTGGGAACGCATCTGCGCGGTGACCGCATTGAAGAAATGCTCAGCGATGAGGCGGCGTCCCTGTGA
- a CDS encoding dihydrofolate reductase: protein MIPAISPEPILSLVVAIARNGVIGREGDLPWRMRDDLKWFKEITTGKPIIMGRTTWDSLGRPLPGRLNIVISRGRPDLPEGVLLANSLDEAILLAGAAEEICVIGGAAIYALALPRAERLYVTQIEADIDGDTMFELPSRDEWTVKQIRRIDASDRNDYPAVIEQWDREAEAEHDAAIHD from the coding sequence GTGATCCCGGCCATTTCTCCAGAGCCGATCCTCAGCCTCGTCGTGGCAATTGCCCGCAATGGTGTCATCGGGCGCGAAGGCGATCTTCCCTGGCGGATGCGGGACGATCTTAAATGGTTCAAGGAAATTACGACCGGCAAACCCATCATCATGGGACGGACGACCTGGGACAGCCTTGGGCGGCCTTTGCCCGGTCGGCTCAATATCGTGATCTCGCGCGGCAGGCCCGACCTGCCCGAAGGCGTGCTGCTCGCAAACAGCCTCGATGAAGCAATCCTGCTCGCCGGCGCGGCGGAAGAAATCTGCGTCATCGGGGGGGCTGCCATCTACGCCCTCGCCCTCCCCCGCGCCGAGCGGCTTTATGTGACGCAGATCGAGGCCGATATCGATGGTGACACTATGTTTGAGCTGCCTTCTCGGGATGAGTGGACGGTCAAACAGATCCGTCGCATCGACGCTTCGGACCGGAACGATTACCCTGCGGTGATCGAACAATGGGACCGCGAGGCAGAAGCAGAACATGACGCAGCAATTCACGATTGA
- a CDS encoding type III PLP-dependent enzyme, which yields MDNFPGKTFYAVKANPDRVMLNAIRAGGVEHFDVASLVEVRAVRAQFPDATLAFMNPVKSSEAIREAYFEHGVRIYSLDCESELTKIMAATDNARDLTLCVRLGVDNSNAKVSLGRKFGARGHAAPELLRHTRLLAHKLGLCFHVGSQTLDPTAYVRALDMVEQVVIQSGVLVDVVDVGGGFPARYPDMEPEAMSRFVEEIEARFETFLSTDTTELWCEPGRALVAEATSLIVRVESQRDFDLYINDGVYGTLYDAGHLGWRFPAKTLGRDGMAAPFRFYGPTCDDADHMPGPFFLPAETSPGDFIEIGMLGAYGRTMAGHFNGYGSYIEVTCTDDPFGTIFLPADTESRVEVSQ from the coding sequence GTGGACAATTTCCCGGGCAAGACTTTCTATGCCGTAAAAGCCAACCCTGACCGGGTGATGCTGAACGCTATCCGCGCCGGCGGTGTCGAGCATTTCGACGTTGCCAGCCTCGTTGAGGTGCGTGCGGTCCGCGCGCAGTTCCCGGATGCGACGCTTGCTTTCATGAACCCGGTCAAATCGTCCGAGGCGATCCGGGAGGCTTATTTCGAGCATGGCGTGCGGATCTATTCGCTCGACTGCGAGAGTGAGCTGACCAAGATCATGGCAGCGACCGACAATGCCCGCGACCTGACTCTTTGCGTCCGGCTGGGTGTCGACAACTCTAACGCCAAAGTCTCGCTCGGCCGGAAATTCGGTGCGCGCGGTCATGCGGCGCCGGAGCTGCTGCGCCATACCCGTCTGCTCGCGCACAAGCTTGGGCTCTGCTTCCATGTGGGCAGCCAGACGCTCGATCCGACAGCTTATGTCCGGGCGCTCGATATGGTCGAGCAGGTCGTGATCCAGTCAGGCGTGCTCGTTGATGTCGTCGATGTCGGCGGCGGCTTCCCTGCGCGCTATCCGGATATGGAACCCGAAGCCATGTCGCGCTTCGTTGAAGAGATCGAAGCCCGCTTCGAGACTTTCCTTTCGACGGACACGACCGAGCTGTGGTGCGAGCCGGGCCGGGCACTGGTCGCAGAAGCGACCAGCCTGATCGTCCGTGTGGAAAGCCAGCGCGACTTTGACCTCTATATCAATGATGGGGTCTACGGCACGCTTTATGATGCCGGCCACCTTGGCTGGCGGTTCCCGGCAAAAACGCTGGGCCGCGACGGCATGGCTGCGCCTTTCCGGTTTTATGGTCCGACCTGTGATGACGCGGACCACATGCCGGGCCCGTTCTTCCTGCCGGCTGAAACCAGCCCCGGCGACTTTATCGAGATTGGCATGCTGGGCGCCTATGGGCGCACAATGGCCGGTCATTTTAACGGATACGGATCGTACATCGAAGTGACATGTACGGACGATCCTTTTGGTACCATCTTTCTGCCGGCCGATACGGAGAGCCGGGTGGAGGTCTCCCAATGA